The Streptomyces sp. TLI_171 genomic interval GCCCGCGCCGCGGTCGGCAAGCTCAACACCCACACCTACTCCACCGGCGGCCGCGGCGTGGTGCGCGACCTGGCCAAGGGCGGCGGGCTGCCCGCCTGGATGTCCGAGGTCGACCTCGGGGGGTCGGCGCCGCAGAGCTTCACCGACATGGCGCCCGCACTCGACTTCGCGCACCGGATCACTGACGACGTCCGGGAGCTGGAGCCGGGCGCCTGGGTGATGTGGCAGGCAGTCGAGGACTACACCAACATGACGCCCGGCCGCGAGGACTCCAACTGGGGCCTGGTCCAGGTCGACCTGAACTCCACCGACCCCGCGAACGAGCCGCTGCGGCGCAACAAGAAGTACTGGGCGATGGCGAACTACAGCCGCTTCGTCCGGCCCGGCGCCCGGGTGATCGCCTCCGACTCCACCGACACGCTGGCCGCGCTGCGGCCGAACGGCGCCGGCGCCGTCGCGGTGTACACCAACTCCAGCGCCACCGCTCGGACCGTCACCTTCGACCTGGCGGGCTTCCAGAGCGTAGACGCCTCGGCTCCGGTGCAGCAGTGGACCACCGACGGCGGCAAGGACTTGGTCCGCGGAGTCGACCTGACCGCGACCGCCGCCAAGACCCTGACCGCGACCGTCGGGCCCGGCTCGGTGACCACCTTCGTGCTGCCCGGGGTCAGCGGCACGGCCACCGCCGCCGCCACCGTCCCCACCGGCCAGGTCCGCCGGCTGGTCAACGACCGCAGCGGCCTGGCGCTGGCCGCCTCCGGCGCCGCCGTGGTGCAGCGTGTCGTCAACGCCGCCGACACCGCCCAGCAGTGGAACTTCGCCCGGCTCGCCGGGACGTACGACTCCACCGCCGCGTACCGGATCACCAACGCCAAGAGCGGCAAGGCACTGAGCGTGGCAGGGAGCACGCTGGGCTTCGCCACGGCGGGCGGCTCCACCCAGCAGCAATGGGTGCTCTCCACCACCGGCGACGGCCGCGACACCCTCGTCAACCGGGCGAGCGGCCTGCTGCTGGACGTGACCGGCCAGTCCACCGCGGACGGTGCGCCGGTGGGGGCCTGGCAGCCCACCGGCGGCACCAACCAGTCCTGGGCGATCAGCAGCGCGGCGGCCGACGCGTACAAGTCGCTGAAGGTCCGGCTCAGCGGGCGCTGCGCGGAGGTCGCGGGCGGCTCCACGACCGCCGGCGCGGCCGTGGTGCAGCACACCTGTGCCAGCGCCGCCGACCAGCAGTGGACGCTGCGGCCGGGCGGCGGCCCCGGGCAGGTCAACGTGGTGGTGCGCGCCACCGGCCAGTGCCTGGACGTGTCGGGCGCCTCGACCGCGGACGGCGCGCCGCTGGTGCAGTACCCGTGCAACGGCGGGGCGAACCAGCAGTGGTCGGTGCGCGACACCGGCTCCGGTTATGTGACGTTGCTGGCCCGGCACAGCGGCGAGTGCCTGGACGTGGACGGTTCCTCGACGGCCGACGGGGCTGCGCTGGTGCAACGCCCCTGCACCGCCGCACTCGGGCAGCAACTGCTGGTCGGCTGAGCACGCCGTCCGGAGAGGGCGCGGCGGGCACCACCCTCGGGTGGTGCCCGCCGTCGCCGTTCAGGCGGGAAGGGTCGGCGGGGGTGCGGTGCTGGCCCGCGACACCAGTTCGGGCGGTACCACGACCGGCGCGTCCCCGGCCGCGTCGGGGGCGTCGATCCGGTCGAGCAGCCGGGCCACGCACTGGCGTCCGACCTCCTCGAAGTCCTGCCGGACGGTGGTGAGCGGCGGCAGGTAGTAAGCCGCCTCGGGCAGGTCGTCGAAGCCGACCACACTGACGTCCTCGGGGACGCGGCGCCCGGCCTCGTGCAGGGCGCGGACCAGGCCGAGCGCCAAGTGGTCGTTGGCCGCGAACACGGCGGTGACGTCGGGGCGGGCGGCCAGCTCGCGGCCGATCCGGTAGCCGTCCTCGGCCGTCCAGTCGCCGTAGCGCAGCGGGGGCACGGGCGCGCCGGCGGCCTTCAGCGCGGCGTGCCAGGCGGCGGCGCGGCGGCGGGCGGCGTAGGAGTCCTGCGGGCCCCCGAGGTGCCAGACGGTGCGGTGGCCGAGGTCGAGCAGGTGGCGGGTGGCGGCGGTGGCGCCGGCCGCCT includes:
- a CDS encoding RICIN domain-containing protein, whose translation is MSPQHRTARSARVVALTALAALAAGTLTAAPAAAGDAAVRVTVRLDPSYQQQPFQGWGTALAWFANATGNWPDAKRTELADALYGADGLGFTVARYNIGGGDSPETAPYMRPGAAVPGYWNRPAAYGPPGGAAGWTEQPNWWDPGNPDHWNPQADAAQRWWLTAAKSRGADTFEAFSNSAPYFMTDSGLVSGAVNGSQDNLRADQYDRFAAYLAGSLQRAQAATGVTFGSLSPMNEPGTSYWHAGGPQEGSHWDTASQTHLATSVRAALDAAHLATPVAAMDETDPALFRTDWSAYPAAARAAVGKLNTHTYSTGGRGVVRDLAKGGGLPAWMSEVDLGGSAPQSFTDMAPALDFAHRITDDVRELEPGAWVMWQAVEDYTNMTPGREDSNWGLVQVDLNSTDPANEPLRRNKKYWAMANYSRFVRPGARVIASDSTDTLAALRPNGAGAVAVYTNSSATARTVTFDLAGFQSVDASAPVQQWTTDGGKDLVRGVDLTATAAKTLTATVGPGSVTTFVLPGVSGTATAAATVPTGQVRRLVNDRSGLALAASGAAVVQRVVNAADTAQQWNFARLAGTYDSTAAYRITNAKSGKALSVAGSTLGFATAGGSTQQQWVLSTTGDGRDTLVNRASGLLLDVTGQSTADGAPVGAWQPTGGTNQSWAISSAAADAYKSLKVRLSGRCAEVAGGSTTAGAAVVQHTCASAADQQWTLRPGGGPGQVNVVVRATGQCLDVSGASTADGAPLVQYPCNGGANQQWSVRDTGSGYVTLLARHSGECLDVDGSSTADGAALVQRPCTAALGQQLLVG
- a CDS encoding LacI family DNA-binding transcriptional regulator, whose product is MEQDPASGGTARGRTRPPSQADVAALAGVSSQTVSRVANNRSNVEPETRDRVLSAMRVLGYQRNSAARALTLGRFHVLGVVTFDVTAQGNARTLAAISRAAQRAGYSLNVVCVEDQTERAVQQAVRQLTDQAVDGLVVIEAQILDRPGFSVTSGVPVVVADGDPERRFPSVDTDQAAGATAATRHLLDLGHRTVWHLGGPQDSYAARRRAAAWHAALKAAGAPVPPLRYGDWTAEDGYRIGRELAARPDVTAVFAANDHLALGLVRALHEAGRRVPEDVSVVGFDDLPEAAYYLPPLTTVRQDFEEVGRQCVARLLDRIDAPDAAGDAPVVVPPELVSRASTAPPPTLPA